CACGTTTCCCTTGCGCTCAGTCGCGCCAATAACGCCGGTGTGCCGTATCCGACGTTCTCACCTAGTTTCTCCAATCCAGCGCGCGGAGCGCGGCCCGAACGCCGCTGCGCGCTCTTTTTCTTCCAGTGCCGATTGCGGTCCTTGCCGCCAATGTAAGTCTCGTCCATTTCAACGCGATTGCCGCCGGTGATGTCGAACGCATCGCCATGCATCGCAGAACGAATGCGATGGCAGATATACCAGCAGGTCCGCCAATCAGTGGTGGGGGCTGCGCTACCGCGCGGTGTACCGTCCAGAAACCTTTCCCGCAGGAGTCCCAGAAGCCACCAGCCCTTTCCTGTGCTGGAATTTCTAAACAGTTTGTTGTTCGGGATTTGCCTCTAAGTTTTGCGCCGGGTAATCTCCGTCCGCGAGTTAAAGCCGGCCAGCGCGCTTCAAGGCACAACGCGGCCGCGAACTATCCGGGCGTGCCTGCCAAAAACCGGCTCTGCGAGCCGGGCCTACCGTTTGGGGGAGAACGACATGGGTCAGGGAACCTGCCGACGAATCCTCAGCCAGGCGAGCATCTTCACGGCAACAGTCATCGGAATGATCGCAGTACTCGCGGCGACTGCAAATGCCACGAGCTACACGGTCACTACGACCTCCGATACCAGCTCGTCGGGACAATGCACCCTGCGTGACGCGATCAACGCGGCCAACGGCAGCGTGACATCGGGATCGAGTTGCTCGGCCGTAAACACCGGGACTGACACCATCGTCTTTGCTGGCGGCGTGACCGGTACCATCGCAATCGCCACGAACGGTACCTTGCCAGCCATCGTGAGCGGCGAGACGCTTACCATCACCGGCCCGACCACCGCGCCTGGAATTACGATCGATGGCGGCATGGCGGTGGAACTGATGAAGGTGAACCAGGGCGCTACGCTCAATTTGCAAAGTCTGACGCTGACCAACGGCAGCGTCACTTGCTCCAGCGAGAAGTGCGGCGTCGAGGGCGGTTCCATCGATAACTTTGGGATTCTCACGATCACCAACGGCACTCTTTCAAGTAACCAAGCCACCTGCACTAGCGCGGGCTGCCTAGCTGACGGAGGCGCAATCTTTAGTGCCGGACCGTTGACCATCACCAACAGCACATTTTCCGGCAACGAGGCGAACGGCGAATCTCATGGCGCAGGCCAAGGTGGTGCCATCTATAACGCCAGTGGCCAAACCATGACCATAACGAATGCAACATTTTCCGCCAACGTGGCAGCGGGCGACACCGCATTAGGGGGCGCAATTAACACTGAGGGCGGCACCGTCAACCTCAAGGGCACCATATTGGCGGCGAGCACTCCATCCAATTGTTCCGGTTCCGCGACAACAGCCACCTACAATATCGCCGATGACGGCACCTGCTTCATCAACAGCGTCGACGGCAACCAGGTCATAACCCCGACCAGCGACATTGACCTCGCTTCTACGCCCGCTGCCAACGGCGGCCCGACCTTTACGCTCGCACTGACTTCAACCAGCAGCCCTGCCGTAAATGTGGTACCACCCGCCGATTGCCCAGCTACAGATCAGCGCGGGTATATTCGTCCCGCGCCGGGCCAGACCAACTGTGACGTTGGCGCGTTTGAGTTGAACGCTCTGCCCCCGGTCACTGTTGATTGCAGCAAGGCTGCGGCGAGCACTCCGAATCTGACCGCAATCTCGCCGTTCACCTTCTACCCTGAGAACGTGACGGGCGTGACCGATTCGAGTGGCGGCGGATTCAGCATCAGCATCACCGGCGTCGCGCAGAGCGCGCCGATCATCGATTTCCCGCCGCTCTTCTGTCCCAACGCCACGGTCCTCGGCTCAACGGCATTCGTGCGTACTACGAGCCCGCTGGGCTCTAGCGGGATGCTCTACGGGATCGCATTTACCGCGACCGACAAGTCAAGCGGTACGAGTTGCAAGGGCAACGTTCCGGTCTGCGTGCAAGGTGTTCTCAATCACGGCAAACCCTGCACCGGCAGCGCGACCTACAACGCGACCAGTTGTCGCTAGAAGCGAGCGCCAGGGGGCTTAGCAGCCCGTGGTGTAAGTCCGTGAGGATTCGAAGGATGGCCAGAAAGGAGTGATCGCTGTCAACTGTTGGGTAAGGCGATAGAGACCTGGAGTTGGTGCGATGAGGAAATCTCGAGCAGCCAGCGTCGGGTAGCGCTCCGAAGCGCCTGATGAAGCACCCGACTACGAGCAGGGCTACGAGAGCACTCGGATTGAGACCCGAGACTGTCAGCCTTACGCGGCGGTCGTCAGCGTTCATGACTCCGCCGCGCCCAGCTGAACTCAGCGCTTCGTCAACAGGCTGGCGGCGGCTTTGTCGAGGAACCAGAAGAGTTCGCCGCCCGTGGGAGATACTATTTGCGCGGGATACTTGTCGGGATCGCGCGGGCCTTCGAGGATGTCGCGGACGGCTTCGGCTTTGTTGGCGCCCGCGGCGAGGAACATCACCCGCTGTGCGTTGTTGATGACCGGCGGGGTGAATGAAAGTCGCTTGCGGGGCTCTGCGTCGACGTCGACCGCGACGACCAGCCGCTTGCGTTCGTGGATCTCAGGAGCGCCGGGAAATAGCGACGCGGTGTGACGATTGTCGCCGAGTCCCAGCATGACCAGATCGAAGCGTGGGAACTCGCCCTCTGCTACGGAAAGGGATTTCTTGATTTCCGCTTCATACTCGAGCGCGCCCTTTTCAGGCTCGAGTTCGCCGCGCATGCGATGCACCTGCTCGGGGCGGAGTCCCAGCTTGCCGAGAAGGGTGCGGTTCGCCATCCCATAGTTGCTCTCGGGACTGTCGGGCGGGACGCATCGCTCGTCGCCCCAGAAGAACTGCACTTCCTTCCAATCGACGCTGTAATGGAACCGCGTTCCGAGTAGCTCGTAAGTCGCGGCGGGAGTCGATCCGCCCGACAAGCAGATCGTGAACTCGCCGTGCAAGGACACCGCTTCGCCTGCGATGTGCGCGATTTCTTCGGCGGCATGCACGAACAAATCCGGCGGATCGTTCAAAACAATAATTTTCGGCTCGGCCATCCTCAGCGATCAGCCTCCACTTCCTAGATTAGCCAAGCGCGCGCGCGACTGCATCTGTGGCGTTACTTTCCGATAAGCTTCGTCGCCCGCTCGACGACGTTCTCCACGGTGAATCCGAAGAACTTCATTACGTCAGCGGACGGCGCGGAGCGGCCAAACTCCGTCATGCCGAGCATATCGCCCTCCGGACCGATCCAGCGGTACCACGATTGCGGCACTGCGGCTTCGACTGCGAGCCGCTTCTTGACCGCCGGCGGCAGCACGCTGTTGCGATAGGCTT
This sequence is a window from Candidatus Binataceae bacterium. Protein-coding genes within it:
- a CDS encoding choice-of-anchor Q domain-containing protein; this encodes MGQGTCRRILSQASIFTATVIGMIAVLAATANATSYTVTTTSDTSSSGQCTLRDAINAANGSVTSGSSCSAVNTGTDTIVFAGGVTGTIAIATNGTLPAIVSGETLTITGPTTAPGITIDGGMAVELMKVNQGATLNLQSLTLTNGSVTCSSEKCGVEGGSIDNFGILTITNGTLSSNQATCTSAGCLADGGAIFSAGPLTITNSTFSGNEANGESHGAGQGGAIYNASGQTMTITNATFSANVAAGDTALGGAINTEGGTVNLKGTILAASTPSNCSGSATTATYNIADDGTCFINSVDGNQVITPTSDIDLASTPAANGGPTFTLALTSTSSPAVNVVPPADCPATDQRGYIRPAPGQTNCDVGAFELNALPPVTVDCSKAAASTPNLTAISPFTFYPENVTGVTDSSGGGFSISITGVAQSAPIIDFPPLFCPNATVLGSTAFVRTTSPLGSSGMLYGIAFTATDKSSGTSCKGNVPVCVQGVLNHGKPCTGSATYNATSCR
- the pgl gene encoding 6-phosphogluconolactonase; amino-acid sequence: MAEPKIIVLNDPPDLFVHAAEEIAHIAGEAVSLHGEFTICLSGGSTPAATYELLGTRFHYSVDWKEVQFFWGDERCVPPDSPESNYGMANRTLLGKLGLRPEQVHRMRGELEPEKGALEYEAEIKKSLSVAEGEFPRFDLVMLGLGDNRHTASLFPGAPEIHERKRLVVAVDVDAEPRKRLSFTPPVINNAQRVMFLAAGANKAEAVRDILEGPRDPDKYPAQIVSPTGGELFWFLDKAAASLLTKR